The segment TGATGCGGGCGAGGATGACCAATGAAGTCGTTAACGCGGGCGGTGGTACTTGGGCTAGCTCTCTGACTGGTCAGCGGCAGCCTCAAGGTCCGGGCAAGCCGGCACCTCGCCCTCAGGAGTACCAGTGCCAGCCCCCGGAGGAACACTGTCCTCAGGTGCCAGTGGGAGTGGTCCGTGCCGCACAGTTCTCAGGTATCGCGCCTGCACCGACGCCACCTCATAAGGGACACTCCCATGGCAAATACGGGGCATAAGGGAAATTCGGCACGAAGAGGGCGCCACCCGGCTCTGGCAGCCTCGCTTGTAATGGCCGCCTTAGTGATTTATGCAAGCTTTGCTTCGGGAGGCAACGTTCAGGCCAGTACGTCCCCCTGCAACCCCACCGCTCCGGCTCCCACTAACGCTGACCCCGGCACAGTCGTTCTGGCCGATAACTTTGAAACCAATGATTTCAGTAGATGGACCACTGTCACCCAGTTGGGCGACGCCACCGCCACGGTGCAATCGGCAATTTCCAACTCCCCCGCCTGCGCTGCACAAATACATGTGACGGGGAATAGCGGCTCCGAGGCTAACGTGGTGAAAAATTTGCCGGCTTCGGCCAGCGAAGTTTGGGCCAGCGGCTGGTTTGACATCACGCGCGAAGGCAACGCTTCGAACAGTAACGTTCCCACCTTGCGCTTCTTCAACGGCAGCAACCGCCTGTTTGACGTATCGCGTCAAAACGGATCGGGCAGCCTGTTCGTGAGGTGGGCTACCGGCTCCAGCTTCACCCTCGTGGGCGTGGGTAGCGTAGCCGTCGGCCAAAAGTTTGCCCTGAAAATTCACCTGGTAGTCAATGGTGCGCAAAGCCAGGTCCAGGTATGGCAGGACGGCACGAAACTCTTTGACCGGTCGAACAGCACGACCGGGTTTATAGATCTCGGTTCAAATACTTCGATGAATGTCCTCCAGCTGGGAGCAGAGCATGTGACTCAGGATGGCGATATGATCGCCGATGACATTATCCTGAAGACCGTGGCTCCCGGTATACCGGCACCCCCGGTGTTCACCGCGGACACGCCCCCGACCACCGCTACTGCCGGTGCGGCCTACAGCTACACCTTCACTGCCACCGGCAGCCCGGCCCCGACCTTTGCAGTGTCTTCCGGCGCCCTGCCCGCCGGGCTGAGCCTGAACACCAGCACCGGGATCCTGTCCGGCACCCCCACCACGGCTGGCCCGGCAACGTTCACGCTCACCGCCACAAACGGGGTCAGCCCCGACGCGGTCACCCCACCTCTCACGATCACCGTGGCAGCAACGGCGACGGCGCCTTCGGCTCCCACAGGCGTGAGCGCGACGGCGGGCAACGCTTCCGCGTCCGTGTCCTGGACGGCGCCGGCCAACGGCGGTTCCCCGATCACCTCCTACGCCGTGACGCCTTCCACCGGGGGCACGGCTTTGGCTCCGGTGACGGTCTCCGGAAATCCGCCCGCGACGACGGCGACCGTCACCGGACTGAGCAACGGCACCGCGTACACGTTCACCGTGACGGCCACCAACGCCGTCGGGACGTCTGCGCCGTCCGCCGCGTCGGCCCCGGTCACTCCCACGGCGCCCGTTCCCGGCGTCACCAACGGCGGGTTCGAATCCGGGCTCAGCTCCTGGACCACCGGCGGCGTCAAGGCACCCGTGGCCTCCACCACCGCGCACACCGGCACCGGCTCCGCGCTCCTGGGCCTGGTATCCGGGGCCGAGCCCCTCGGGGACAGCAGCCTGGCCCAGACCATCACCATGCCCGCCGCCGGGACCTCCACCCTGTCCTTCTGGTACCAGCCGCACACCGCCGACGAGACCTGCACCGGCACCGCCTGCCGCTACGACTGGATGGAAGCACAAGTCCGCACCACCAGCGGCACGGTCCTGGCGAGCCTGTTCAAGCTCTGCAACAACAACGGGACCTGGACCCAGCTCAGCGCCAACCTCTCCGCCTACAACGGGCAGGCCATCGTGCTCTGGTTCAACCTCCACCTCGACGGTTCCAGCCCGGCGGACAACACCTGGATGTACCTCGACGACGTCACCCTGACCAACAGCCAGACAACCCCCACGGCACCCGCCGCCCCGACCGGGGTCACCGCGACCGCGGGCAACGCCTCCGCCACCGTGTCCTGGACGGCCCCGGCCAACGGCGGCTCCCCGATCACCTCCTACGCCATCACCCCGCACGCCGGTGCCACGACCCTGGCCCCGGTCACCGTCACCGGTAACCCGCCCGCGACGACCGCGAACATCACGGGGCTGAGCAACGGCACCGCGTACACCTTCACCGTCACCGCCACCAACGCCATCGGCACCTCACCGGCCTCCGCGGCCTCGGCACCGGTCACCCCCACGGCGGCCGCGACGGCGCCCGCCGCTCCCACCGGGGTCACCGCGACGGCGGGCAACGCCTCCGCCACCGTGTCCTGGACCGCCCCGGCCAACGGCGGCTCCGCGATCACCTCCTACGCCATCACCCCGCACGCCGGCGCCACGACCCTGGCCCCGGTCACCGTCACCGGTAACCCGCCCGCCACGACCGCGAACATCACCGGACTCAGCAACGGCACCGCCTACACCTTCACCGTCACCGCCACCAACGCCATCGGCACCTCACCGGCCTCCACGGCCTCGGCGCCGGTCACCCCCACGGGAACCACCACCTCGACCATCACCAACGGCGGCTTCGAATCCGGGCTCAGCTCCTGGATCACCGGCGGCGTCAAGGCACCCGTGGCCTCCACCATCGCCCACACCGGCACCGGCTCCGCGCTCCTGGGCCTGGCCTCAGGGGCCGAACCCCTCGGCGACAGCAGCCTGTCCCAGACCATCACCGTCCCCGCCACCGGGACATCGACGCTGTCCTTCTGGTACCAGCCCCACAGCCAGGAAGACCCCTGCACCGGAAATGCCTGCCCGTACGACTGGATGGAAGCACAAGTCCGCACCACCACCGGCACCACCCTGGGAAGCCTGTTCAAACTCTGCAACAACAACGGCACCTGGACCCAGCTCACCGCCGACCTCACCGCCTACAAAGGCCAGACCATCACCCTCTGGTTCAACGTCCACCTCGACGGCTCCACCCCCGCCGACGACACCTGGATGTACCTCGACGACATCACCCTCACCAACAGCTAAATTGCTGGATCTGAACCGTCCGCCGCGACAGAGGGCTCATGACCTCCACAATCACCGGAGCCTAGGGGGGAAGGTCGCCGCCCGTTATCGGCGGAGAACCTCGATCTCGGGGTGGTGCTCCATAACCCACTTGGCCATCCGACGCATCCGTCCTGAGATGAACTCCAGCGTGGCCTCCCGGTACGTGACGTACTCCTCGGTTGTGACCGGTGTCCCGGGACGCTCGAAGTTGTCGAACGGCAGGTAGAACCGAACCTCGTCATAGTCGGGCGTCACGAGGTCCTGCGCGTGGAAGAAGTCCACGAACTCCTCGAACCGCTCGAAGAGCGCGAAGAAGTCCGCGTAGGCGTTGAGGACGCTGGGAGGGGGCTCTCTGGTTCTCCTGTGTAGTGACGCCGGATGCACTCAAGGGTGAGGTCCATGCGGTCACCGATCAGCCGACATGAGGGACCGAACCCTCGTGCAGTGTCCATAGTAGGTCGGTCCTTCGACCTGCCGGGCCAAATCATCGAACTACCGATGGTGTACGGCGGGTCAAGGTAGCGGGACCGCTGGTCCTCGTTCAGCGTCGCTGCCGTACCAATGACTCGCCCCGGAGGCGTCTATCAAGACGAGGTAGTCATCCCGACGGGCCGACGGTGCGATCGGGGCAAAAGGGGCGCCGGAGCGCCGGAGCGCAGCTTCTTGGGCCTCAGCAGCTTACGGTCCAACAGGAGCCTCGAACTGTCCCTGTCCGCGTCGGGTCCGGTCTTCCGAGGCTTGTCGGATTTGTAGTCGAATGAAATATCGAAGACCGGCATGTTGGAAGTGTAAGCGCACAAACCGCTTGAACAAGGCGCCTGGGTTGCCGATGTTGTCCACAGCTAGGTGGCTCGATCAACCATAGGTCATCCCTCGCCCCTCAGGCGGCGGAGGGCGTCCACCCGGTTGTTGCTGCCGAGCTTGGTGTAAGCGTGTTCGAGGTGTTTCGCAACGGTCCTGGGACTGCAGCCGAGCAGGCGTCCGATCGCGATCCCCTTGAGGCCCTGACCGAGCAAGCGCATGACCTCCTGCTCGCGTACGGTGAGCGAATAGACTTCCCCGCCGATTATTTCCGATGCACGGTACGCATTGCCTGCGTATGCAGTATCGAGCAACTGCAGCATTGGCTGGATATGCCGGGCGAGGCCGACCTCGTTGTCGCTGAAGTCATGGTTCCAGCGATTCATACTCCAGCAGTGGAAGAAGTCGACACGGCTCCCGACCGTGAGAAGCGAGGAAATCGGGGCTCCACTGTTCGTGCGTCGGCTCCCTCTGCTCGCCCGAGAAGTTGTCCGAGGCAAGCATGTCGACCTTAGTGAACGCGTAGTGATCCTTCGGGTTCTCGCGGTTAATATCACATTTCTCGAGGTCCTTGTAATGGCCCGGATTTGTATGGGCGCTGGCAAGTGCAGCCACAGATCCGCGCATCGCGGGTCGCTTGTCAGTACGCAAAAGGAGCCGATGGGCGTCGACGCGGGGTCTCTTCGATGACGCATGGCCGCCATCATCGTAATGATGTCCGTTCCGTTCCCACCGCGGCGTTCCTCGACAAGGGCACGCAGGCGCAGCTGGGCCCTGACGTATCGATCCCAGACCTCGGTAGGGCGTGGCTCGTCCATCGGCTCGCGCCCCATGGAACGAGATCGCATCCCTCGTAGATGAATCGTGAAACTCGAACAGGACGAACGTCTGCGCCGGCTCACCGCCCGGCACCTAATGTTCGACAAGGACGCCGCATCCGAACGCGAGTAAGGGGCCGGAAATCGGACCGCCGGCTTCATAGGTCGGCATTACTCACTGCCTAGGACACAAAGCGCCCACCGAATCTCATCGACAGTGCTCACATAGCGTGCCTGATGCCTCGTCGGATAGAGCATCCCAGTCTTTGCCTGCGTCGCCAGAGGTCGAAAAAGTAACGCAAACGTTGTGTCCTTTACGTAGACCGTGGACCCGGTCCATGAAACATGGCACGCCGGGGTGGGAGGGCGGCAAAATCGTTTATGTGCGTCCACAGCTGCACCTCCTCAAATGGGGGTGTCTGATGGACACTGCCACCGGCCGCGGCAGCTGCGTAGCGTGGTGGATGTGGACAGAAGAGACGAAATCCGTGAGTTCCTGATCTCGCGTCGAGCGAAGGTTAGCCCTGAACAGGCCGGCCTCCCCACATACAGGGAACTGCGCCGGGTGCCGGGGCTGCGCCGTGAGGAAGTGGCGCATCTCGCGGGGGTGAGCACGGATTACTACACCCGACTGGAACGCGGCAGTATCCGCGGCGTCTCTGACGCTGTGCTCGAGGCCGTGTCATCGGCCCTTCAGTTGGACGAGGCTGAGCGGGCGCACCTGATGGATCTGGCAAGGACAGCCAACGCGCCGTCGCCGCGGGCGGCACGCCGGCCACCGCAGCAGAGAGTCCGTCCCGGAGTCCTGCGTCTGCTGGACGGGATGACCGCAGCGGTCGCCATCGTCCAGAACGGCCGTTCGGACGTGCTGGCCGCAAACCTGCTGGGCCGGGCGCTGTACGGGCCGGTGTTCAGCTCCGCCGCACAGTTCAACTCAGCTGCACAACTCCACCCCGCCGAAAAGTCGGGACCGGGGACCCCCGCCCGGCTGCCGAACCAGGCCCGCTATCTGTTCCTCGATCCGGGCGCGGGTGACTTCTACCCCGACTGGCGCGCTATCGCGGCGACCACGGTCGCGATGCTGCGCCTGGAAGCGGGGCGGAACCCCGATGACCGGGCGTTGAACGAGCTGGTCGGGGAGCTGACGACGCGCAGCGCGCTGTTCGCGGCCCTGTGGGCCGGGCACGACGTGCGGATCCACACCACGGGCACGAAACGTTTCCATCACCCGCTCGCCGGGGGCTTGTCCCTGCAGTTCGAGACGCTGGACCTTCCCGGCGACGAGGGGCAGACCCTGTTCACCTTCACCGCGGAGCCCGGCTCCGCGTCCGAGAACACGCTGGCGTTCCTCGCCAGCTGGGCGGGAACGCCTCCCGAAACAACCACCGCCGGCCCGGCCGGTGGAACCACCACCCCCGGCTCGCGCTCCCCCGCGCAGCCGGGAACACATATCCAAGGAAAGACAGAACCATGACTGAACAGAAAACCAGCCCGGAACAGACCAGCACAGAACAGCAGGAAGACATGACCGGGAAAAAAGTCTGGTTCATCACCGGAGCGGGCCGTGGCATGGGCACCGACATCGCGCAGGCGGCCCTGGCCGCTGGCCACGCGGTCGTTGCCACCGGCCGCGACCCGGAAAAAGTCACCCAGGCCATCGGCGAGAACAAGGACCTGCTGGCCGTGAAACTCGACGTCACCGACCCCTCGGATGCGGAAGCGGCCGTGCGGGCCGCCGTCGCCCGCTTCGGCCGGATCGACGTGCTCGTGAACAACGCCGGCAACTTCTACGCCGGGTTCTTCGAGGAAATCACCCCCGAGGACTTCCGGGCACAGATCGAAACCACGATGTTCGGGCCCATGAACGTCACCCGGGCGGCACTGCCGGTCCTGCGCACCCAGCGCTCGGGCCTGGTCGTCACGATCTCCTCGACCGCCGGCATCGCCGGAGGGGAGTTCCTGAGCGCCTACGCGGCGTCCAAGTTCGGCGTCGAGGGCTGGGCCGAGTCCCTGGCACCCGAAATCGCACCCTTCGGGATCCGCACCATGCTTGTCGAGCCGGGGTTCTTCCGCACGGAGCTGCTCACCCCCGAATCCACGAGCTACGCCGAATCCACCATCGAGGACTACGCCGAACGCACCGAACAGACGGTCACGGCGTGGAAGGGCATGAACGGCCTGCAGGGCGGGGACCCGGCGAAGCTCGCGCACGCCCTGATCCGCCTGGCCGAACTGGAGCAGCCACCGCTGCGCTTCGCCGCCGGGGCGGACGCCGTGGAAACCTTCGAACAGCGCGCCACGGCGCTCCAGGACCAGGCCGACGCCCACCGCGAACTCTCCAGCAACCTCGCCCACAACGACGCCTAACACCAACCACCCGCCGGCCTCGCTCCCCTTTACCTTCCGGGGGCGCGGGACCGGCCGGCCGGGACCAGCCCTGCCCAAATCACTGCCACCACAGATCCGCTGAGATCCAATC is part of the Arthrobacter ramosus genome and harbors:
- a CDS encoding helix-turn-helix transcriptional regulator gives rise to the protein MDRRDEIREFLISRRAKVSPEQAGLPTYRELRRVPGLRREEVAHLAGVSTDYYTRLERGSIRGVSDAVLEAVSSALQLDEAERAHLMDLARTANAPSPRAARRPPQQRVRPGVLRLLDGMTAAVAIVQNGRSDVLAANLLGRALYGPVFSSAAQFNSAAQLHPAEKSGPGTPARLPNQARYLFLDPGAGDFYPDWRAIAATTVAMLRLEAGRNPDDRALNELVGELTTRSALFAALWAGHDVRIHTTGTKRFHHPLAGGLSLQFETLDLPGDEGQTLFTFTAEPGSASENTLAFLASWAGTPPETTTAGPAGGTTTPGSRSPAQPGTHIQGKTEP
- a CDS encoding fibronectin type III domain-containing protein, whose amino-acid sequence is MKNLPASASEVWASGWFDITREGNASNSNVPTLRFFNGSNRLFDVSRQNGSGSLFVRWATGSSFTLVGVGSVAVGQKFALKIHLVVNGAQSQVQVWQDGTKLFDRSNSTTGFIDLGSNTSMNVLQLGAEHVTQDGDMIADDIILKTVAPGIPAPPVFTADTPPTTATAGAAYSYTFTATGSPAPTFAVSSGALPAGLSLNTSTGILSGTPTTAGPATFTLTATNGVSPDAVTPPLTITVAATATAPSAPTGVSATAGNASASVSWTAPANGGSPITSYAVTPSTGGTALAPVTVSGNPPATTATVTGLSNGTAYTFTVTATNAVGTSAPSAASAPVTPTAPVPGVTNGGFESGLSSWTTGGVKAPVASTTAHTGTGSALLGLVSGAEPLGDSSLAQTITMPAAGTSTLSFWYQPHTADETCTGTACRYDWMEAQVRTTSGTVLASLFKLCNNNGTWTQLSANLSAYNGQAIVLWFNLHLDGSSPADNTWMYLDDVTLTNSQTTPTAPAAPTGVTATAGNASATVSWTAPANGGSPITSYAITPHAGATTLAPVTVTGNPPATTANITGLSNGTAYTFTVTATNAIGTSPASAASAPVTPTAAATAPAAPTGVTATAGNASATVSWTAPANGGSAITSYAITPHAGATTLAPVTVTGNPPATTANITGLSNGTAYTFTVTATNAIGTSPASTASAPVTPTGTTTSTITNGGFESGLSSWITGGVKAPVASTIAHTGTGSALLGLASGAEPLGDSSLSQTITVPATGTSTLSFWYQPHSQEDPCTGNACPYDWMEAQVRTTTGTTLGSLFKLCNNNGTWTQLTADLTAYKGQTITLWFNVHLDGSTPADDTWMYLDDITLTNS
- a CDS encoding response regulator transcription factor produces the protein MNRWNHDFSDNEVGLARHIQPMLQLLDTAYAGNAYRASEIIGGEVYSLTVREQEVMRLLGQGLKGIAIGRLLGCSPRTVAKHLEHAYTKLGSNNRVDALRRLRGEG
- a CDS encoding SDR family oxidoreductase; translation: MTEQKTSPEQTSTEQQEDMTGKKVWFITGAGRGMGTDIAQAALAAGHAVVATGRDPEKVTQAIGENKDLLAVKLDVTDPSDAEAAVRAAVARFGRIDVLVNNAGNFYAGFFEEITPEDFRAQIETTMFGPMNVTRAALPVLRTQRSGLVVTISSTAGIAGGEFLSAYAASKFGVEGWAESLAPEIAPFGIRTMLVEPGFFRTELLTPESTSYAESTIEDYAERTEQTVTAWKGMNGLQGGDPAKLAHALIRLAELEQPPLRFAAGADAVETFEQRATALQDQADAHRELSSNLAHNDA